CCGCCGCCTACCACTTGTGGGAAACGCGTTGGTTTCTCTCGAAGAACCCTGAACTATTAGGCGAACTTTCAGACGAAGAGCTAGGCGCACCTAGTGATGCTGACAGTTACCTAAGTTGGGTCGCCAGCAGGATGGAACGTTGGGTCGTTACCGATGAAGAGATTATTCTGGCGGACTCACAGGAGGAACTGGATCAGATAATTGACGTTCTCCATCGACTGGTCCGAATGCACGTCCAGCTCCGCACGGCGCCAGAGGCGGATTTCGAAGACTCCAACGTGTCGGCGGAAGACCCTCAAGACTACGGATTGGCTGCATTCAAGGGCGAGGATAATATCGCCTTCGACGATGAGCCGCACGAAACGTAAGGATCAAGCAGAACGACGTTCGGAAGACGGCCCTAGCCGGTAGCAAATTGGAGGGGATCACCTATGGCGTCGATAAAGAAGCGCCCTAACGGTCAGTGGCGCGCCCGGTATCGTGATGCCGATGGCAAGGAGCATTCGCGTCATTTTCGGCTGAAGAGTAAGAGCGCCACTGCGAAGCCTGGCGAGATCAGTGCGCAGGAGTGGCTGGATGAGGTCACGGCCGCGATGGTTACCGGCAACTATGTTGACCCCAAGAGTGCGAAGCTGACTGTGGGGGAGTGGTGTGAGACTTGGCTAAAGGGCTACGCGAACAACCGTCCGTCATCAGTGAAGCAGGCAAAGTCCCACGTGAAGCGGATCGAGGCGGCGTTCGGGAAGCGCACGTTGGCCAGTGTGCGACCGTCTGAGATCAAATCCTGGACCGCCAAGCTGAAGGCTGATGGTCTGGCGGACTCCACAATCTACGCGCTCCACAGCCGCCTGTCACACATCTTCTCTGACGCCGTTCATGACGGACTGTTGCCCAAGTCTCCGCTAAGTCGGCGCACGTCCCCGCCGATGGGCAAGCAGCGACCCTACGTGGCCACGACGGAGCAGGTATGGGCTCTCTACGACGCCATGGATGCGTGGACTAAGCCGGGCATCCTCCTCGGCGCTTTCGCTGGCCTTCGCGTTGCCGAAGCTATGGCGCTAAGGACGAAAGACATCGACTTCATGCGCGGTGTCATTTCGCCCGCTGTTCAATATCCAGACGAGCCGTTGAAGTCCGAAACAGCCAAGACCCCGATCCCCATCCCGCGTGAGCTTGCCGTAATGCTCAATCGCAACCCGTCCATTCTTGGATCTGAAACCATCGTCGCTGCCGAGCATGGCCGGACGATGGCACCCTACACATTTGAGACACGATTCCGAGACGCCAGAGAAACCATCGAAGGTCTTCCCGATGGTTTTCGCTTCCATGATCTCCGGCACTACTTCGCGTCACTCCTGATCTCCGAAGGCCTTGACGTTAAGGTTGTCCAAGCGCGGCTGAGGCACGCATCCGCCAAGACCACCTTGGATACCTACAGTCACATGTGGCCAGACAAAGACGAGGCTTCGAGGACCGCGGTTGCCGGCGTCCTTGCGGCACGCAAAAAGTCGCTGGGCGGACTAAGCGAGAAATCGGGCTCGTGAAAGGTTGGGCAAAGAAGAAGGACCGGAACGTTGTGTCCCGGTCCTTCTGTGTGTCTTCATGAGAACGTGGTCCGCAGCTAAAGTGTGTTCATCCTCGACTACCTACGAAGGCAAGTATGCCTCGGTTCGATCATGCTGACTTGAAAGTCAAAAAGTTTTTTACTCGGTTGCGCTCACGGAGCTCGCGCTCTTGACGGACGGTTTTCAGAACAGTTTTGAAGTGTTCCTCATTCCGCGTTTGGCTTTGAGCCGGCTTCTTAGTTCGACCAGAAAGTTCAACTTTTCCCATCATGTGCTCCTTTCCTAGTTCCATCATACTAACCTCCATTTCTTGCAGTGCGGTTAGCTTCAGAAAAATAAATACTTAGTGTCGCCGCAAGCAATGACACCGTGGAGCCATCTCTCGCGTCGAGGTCCCCAACCTTTGGGGCATCGAGTGTTAGGAGGCCATATCCAGTTCGTCCAACCCTGATTGGCGCGGAGATGAAGGTCACGTATCCGCTGCCGCTGCCGGCCCATTGATCTGATGCTTGGGCTATGTTGGGTTCGAACAAGAAGTTATCTGCAATACTCAGTGTCTCGAAGGCTTTGTCACCGCGGACCGAGCCGCGCACGAAGTCTCCTGGGCGCTGGGATCTGCCAGCTTTGGCTAAGGGTGTCATTCGCTTTGTATCGTCTGAAATCATGTAGACGACGGCCCGCACTCCCTGGACGCCAGAGTAGGCAACCAATAGATCCTTGACTACTGTATTCGACGCTTGCTTCAGTGCGGCTTGCCTAGTTTTCTTCGGTGAGGCGGCTAGCGAACAAATGTCTTCCAAGAGAGGCGGTATGGATTCATCCATGACTCGTTCTCTTGCCGCAGTTACATCTTCGGCGTCCTCGTTTTTGGAATCCCAGTAAAGGTTGCCTGCCGAAGGTAATGCGGTGACGAGTCCTACCCCGATACCTAAGACCCTGACCCCCAGCGTAAGATCGCTGCTGCTCAGCATGGCCCCGCCGCACAGTGCACCCAAGCTTGCTAGCACAAGGGTCCAAGGCGCAAATCGTGAGGACTGATAAGAAAACCACGCCCACAGGGTGACTATGGGGTTAGGGGGCGAGATAGCAGGCATCAGGCAATCGTACCCGTCAGCAACATGAAGCATGACATTGTAGGCACTGCAGAAAATGAGGGCCGGAACAATGTGTTCCAGGCCCTCATTTTCTGTCATGAAGTTTTTATCTTGCGGACTGCTTGCGGACTAATCCCTGTTTAGCCGCATGTTCTAGCTAGCAGCCGTAGTAGAGCTCGAACTCGTACGGGTTCGGGCGCAATTGCAGCGGCTTGATCTCATATTCGCGCTTGTATTCGATCCACGTGTCAATCAGGTCCTGGGTGAATACGCCACCAGCCTGCAAGAACTCGTTGTCGTTCTCCAGGGCAATCAGCGCCTCGTCGAGCGACTCGGGGGCCTTGGGGATGTCCTTGGCTTCCTCCGGGGGCAGCTCGTACAAGTCCTTGTCGATGGGAGCCGGGGGTTCGATCCGGTTCTTGATCCCGTCAAGGCCTGCCATAAGCTGCGCCGAGAACGCCAGGTACGGGTTGGAGGAGGGGTCCGGTGCACGGAACTCAAGGCGCTTGGCTTTGGGGTTGGATCCCGTGATCGGAATACGGATACCAGCGGAGCGGTTGCCCTGCGAGTACACCATGTTCACGGGGGCCTCGAAGCCCTTGACCAGGCGACGGTAGGAGTTCACCGTCGGGTTGGTGAAAGCCAGCACGGCGTCGGCGTGCTTGAGCAGGCCGCCAATGTACCAGCGGGCCATGTCGGACAGGCCAGCGTAACCCTTCTCGTCGTAGAACAAGGGATCGCCACCGGTCCACAGTGACTGGTGGCAGTGCATGCCCGAACCGTTGTCACCGAAGACGGGCTTGGGCATGAACGTCACTGACTTCCCCCATGCCCAGGCAGTGTTCTTGATGACGTACTTGAACTTCTGCATGTCATCGGCTGCGTGGGTGAGGGTGTTGAACTTGTAGTTGATTTCAGCCTGGCCGGCGGCACCGACCTCGTGGTGGGAGCGCTCAACCTCAAGACCGGCGGCATCCATTTCAAGGCACATGGCGTCACGCAGGTCGGCCTGGTGGTCGATCGGGGCCACCGGGAAGTAGCCGCCCTTGATGGGGGTCTTGTAGCCGAGGTTGCCGCCCTCTTCCTTGCGGCCGGTGTTCCAGTAAGCCTCTTCGGAGTCGATCTTGTAGAAGGAACCCTGCGGGGAGGACTCGTACTGGATGTTGTCGAAGACGAAGAATTCGGCTTCTGCACCAAAAAACGCGGTGTCGGCAATGCCCGTGGAGGCCAGGTAGGCCTCGGCCTTTTCGGCAACGCCGCGCGGGTCGCGGTGGTACGGATCACCTGTGCGCGGGTTCACGATGGAGAAATTCAACGCGAGGGTCTTCTCCAGGCGAAACGTGTCAACAAAGGCGGTCTTGGGATCCGGGATCAGCTGCATGTCTGATTCGGCGATGCCCTGGAAACCACGGATGGAGGAGCCGTCAAAGAGCTGGCCGTTGACAAAGAAGTCAAGGTCCACGGTCTTGGCGGGCACGTTGAAGTGCTGCTGGACGCCTGGCAGGTCGGTGAATCGGATGTCGACGAATTTAATATCTTCGTCCTTGATGAACTGCAGGACTTCTTCAGCGTTCTTGAACATCTACGCTCCTTGGCGCTCGGGGTTTTGGCCGGCTGGGTGCGGCCGTGGTGCATGAACAACTGACACAAGCTTAGGGCCGGGCCGTTACTCCACCATGTCAGAAATGTTTCCGGCACGTTACACGCACTACGGAAAGTCTCGTTGCCCCGGCCATGCGCTTGCGCGGGTAGGCTGGAGGGGTGGTAGATCGTAAAGACATAGGCTCCTGGCTCAGTGGGCCGGACACTTCCAATATATCCAAATTTCCCGGCGAGCGTTTAGGCCAGCCCGAATCGGGCCGAGGATCCATGGCGCGGGCGGGCCGGCGCATCCTGGCAATTTGCATCGACTGGGGTCTGTCGTACCTGATCGCCATCGCCTTTTTCGATGCGAACCCGACCGCCATCCTGGCCATTTTTGCTGCCGAGCAAATGCTCCTAGTGGGCACCCTTGGCTACAGCGTGGGCCACCGGATTATGGGCATCGAAGTGGTACGGCTCGATGGCCGGCAACCTACCCTGCTCGACGGGGTGGTGCGTGCCGTGCTCCTGTGCCTGGTGATTCCGGCCATCATCACCGATGCTGACCATCGCGGCCTCCACGACCGGGCCATCAAGTCCATCTTGATCCGGCGCTAATTGTGTCCGCGTGCGGTCGCGGCCGCGGTATGATGCTGCTCACACACCAATAAGTGAATTTCAAAACAACGATGCCCGGCGGGAAGTTCCCGCCGGGCATCGTCATTTGTCAGTCACGTTAGCGTCCGCGTGAGGCCTTGCGGTCTGGGCGGGCCTTGTACGGGTCGATCCCCTTGGGGATCGGCAGTTTGTTGCCCATGGAGGAGATGCGCTTGTTGACGGCGCTGACCTCAACCTTGGTCAGTTCGCCCTTGAGCTTGTTCATCTTCTTGGTGACCTTGGCGATGGAGGTCTGGCCCTCACCCTTGCCGGTCTCAATGACGGTGACGGTGACGTTGGGCAGGATCCGGTTCAAACGACGTCGTTCGGCATCAACCAATCCCTTCACGCGGGCGGAGGGCCCCTCGGTCACCAGGATAATGCCGGGCTTGCCGATGGCACGGAACACCACATCCTGGGTGCGCGGGTTGACGGCGGCGGGCTGCTCATCAAAGATCCAGCCACGCTTCAACGAGCTCAATGCGGCACCGGCGGCCCCGGGCTTGCCCTCAATCTGGGCGTACGCTGCACGCTCGGCGCGGCGCGACATGATCAACAAGGCGCCCAGCAAACCCAGCGGGATGCCCAGTAGCAAACCGGTGATCCAGTTGCCCGGGGATACCAGCAGTGTCACCAGCAAGGAGACAAGGATCAATCCAAAGAAAGCGCCAAGCATCAGCCACAAGACCATGGGGTCGTGGCGGCGGGTCATCTTGAAGATGTCCACCATTTGCTTGATGCGGCCCGGCTTTTTGACCTTCTTCGGCTTGTCGGCCTTGGGGGTGCGTGAAAAGAGTGAGCGCTTGGGTTTGTCAGCGTCGAGGTGCCCGGAGTCAGTGGTTTTGGCCATAGTAATTCAATTCTAGCGGGTGTTGGATGGAATTAGTGTGCTGCGATGAGGGAGGCGGCTTCCTGGCGGGTATGGCCGGCGTCCTCGATGCCTTCGGCGATGTGGGCGAGGTGTTCGGGGATGTCGCGGCCTTTTTTGCGCATGGCTGTTGCCCAGAGCCGCCCGGCCCGGTAGGAGGAACGCACCAGCGGCCCGGACATGACCCCCAGAAAACCGATCTCGTCGGCTTCCTGGTTCAGTTCCAAAAATTCCGCAGGCTTGACCCAACGGTCCACGGGCAGGTGCCGTTCGGAGGGGCGCAGGTACTGGGTGATGGTGATCAGGTCCGTGCCGGCGTCGTGCAAATCCTGCAGTGCCTGGCTGATTTCTTCCCGGGTCTCACCCATCCCCAGGATCAGGTTCGACTTGGTCACCATGCCGTGATCGCGGCCCTGGCTGATGACGTCCAGGGAGCGCTCGTAACGGAACGCGGGACGGATGCGCTTGAAAATCCGCGGCACCGTCTCCACATTGTGGGCGAACACCTCCGGGTTGGACTCACAGATCGCGGCAATGTTATCGGGCTTGCCGGAGAAGTCCGGGATCAGCAGCTCGACGCCGGTGTTCGGGTTCAGCTCGTGAATCTTGCGCACCGTCTCGGCATAGAGCCACACACCCTCATCCTCGAGGTCGTCGCGGGCCACACCGGTGACGGTGGCGTAGCGCAAGTTCATCTTCACCACGGAGCGGGCCACCTTGGTGGGCTCAAACCTGTCAATCGGGGACGGCTTACCGGTATCGATCTGGCAGAAATCACAGCGCCGGGTACATTCCGAACCGCCGATCAAGAACGTGGCCTCCCGGTCTTCCCAGCACTCGAAGATGTTCGGGCAGCCCGCCTCCTCACACACGGTATGCAGGCCCTGACCCTTGACCAGGTTCTTCATGGCAATGTACTCCGGGCCCATGGACACCTTGGCCTTCATCCACTCCGGCTTACGCTCCACCGGAACAGCAGCATTACGCTGCTCAATCCGCAACAACTTACGTCCTTCAGGTGCCAACGTCACAGCTGTACTCCTTCTGCCACAGGGTGCGCGGCACCCGCCGGGGTTGAGTCAATGTCGGTGGTGGACTCGGTGGCGTCCACTATAAGGGGGGGCAGCAGGCGCCGCGTTGCCGCTTTGAGGGTGGGCAGCAAATCGGCGGGTGTGACGTCGTTGCCGGTTTCGGCAGCGATGGTGGTGGTGCCGGCGTCGGTGATGCCGCAGGCGATGATTTGGGCGTAGGGAGCTAGGTCGTTGTTGGCATTGATCGCGATGCCGTGCATGGTCACACCATCGTGGACACGGATGCCGATGGCCGCGATTTTCCGGCTCGACCCCGTGGCG
This region of Arthrobacter alpinus genomic DNA includes:
- a CDS encoding helix-turn-helix domain-containing protein — protein: MQQTPAGPPTQEQNFGQAVSGMRDVRKLSQRDFAAKLTEKGMPVDASAVSRIENGTRSVRLVEALTIAEVLDTELDWLVSGSKSISQQFTSMRKRATNALLELGEPVTAAAYHLWETRWFLSKNPELLGELSDEELGAPSDADSYLSWVASRMERWVVTDEEIILADSQEELDQIIDVLHRLVRMHVQLRTAPEADFEDSNVSAEDPQDYGLAAFKGEDNIAFDDEPHET
- a CDS encoding tyrosine-type recombinase/integrase — encoded protein: MASIKKRPNGQWRARYRDADGKEHSRHFRLKSKSATAKPGEISAQEWLDEVTAAMVTGNYVDPKSAKLTVGEWCETWLKGYANNRPSSVKQAKSHVKRIEAAFGKRTLASVRPSEIKSWTAKLKADGLADSTIYALHSRLSHIFSDAVHDGLLPKSPLSRRTSPPMGKQRPYVATTEQVWALYDAMDAWTKPGILLGAFAGLRVAEAMALRTKDIDFMRGVISPAVQYPDEPLKSETAKTPIPIPRELAVMLNRNPSILGSETIVAAEHGRTMAPYTFETRFRDARETIEGLPDGFRFHDLRHYFASLLISEGLDVKVVQARLRHASAKTTLDTYSHMWPDKDEASRTAVAGVLAARKKSLGGLSEKSGS
- a CDS encoding GAF domain-containing protein; the protein is MTENEGLEHIVPALIFCSAYNVMLHVADGYDCLMPAISPPNPIVTLWAWFSYQSSRFAPWTLVLASLGALCGGAMLSSSDLTLGVRVLGIGVGLVTALPSAGNLYWDSKNEDAEDVTAARERVMDESIPPLLEDICSLAASPKKTRQAALKQASNTVVKDLLVAYSGVQGVRAVVYMISDDTKRMTPLAKAGRSQRPGDFVRGSVRGDKAFETLSIADNFLFEPNIAQASDQWAGSGSGYVTFISAPIRVGRTGYGLLTLDAPKVGDLDARDGSTVSLLAATLSIYFSEANRTARNGG
- the glnA gene encoding type I glutamate--ammonia ligase, whose translation is MFKNAEEVLQFIKDEDIKFVDIRFTDLPGVQQHFNVPAKTVDLDFFVNGQLFDGSSIRGFQGIAESDMQLIPDPKTAFVDTFRLEKTLALNFSIVNPRTGDPYHRDPRGVAEKAEAYLASTGIADTAFFGAEAEFFVFDNIQYESSPQGSFYKIDSEEAYWNTGRKEEGGNLGYKTPIKGGYFPVAPIDHQADLRDAMCLEMDAAGLEVERSHHEVGAAGQAEINYKFNTLTHAADDMQKFKYVIKNTAWAWGKSVTFMPKPVFGDNGSGMHCHQSLWTGGDPLFYDEKGYAGLSDMARWYIGGLLKHADAVLAFTNPTVNSYRRLVKGFEAPVNMVYSQGNRSAGIRIPITGSNPKAKRLEFRAPDPSSNPYLAFSAQLMAGLDGIKNRIEPPAPIDKDLYELPPEEAKDIPKAPESLDEALIALENDNEFLQAGGVFTQDLIDTWIEYKREYEIKPLQLRPNPYEFELYYGC
- a CDS encoding RDD family protein, with the translated sequence MVDRKDIGSWLSGPDTSNISKFPGERLGQPESGRGSMARAGRRILAICIDWGLSYLIAIAFFDANPTAILAIFAAEQMLLVGTLGYSVGHRIMGIEVVRLDGRQPTLLDGVVRAVLLCLVIPAIITDADHRGLHDRAIKSILIRR
- a CDS encoding DUF4191 domain-containing protein, which gives rise to MAKTTDSGHLDADKPKRSLFSRTPKADKPKKVKKPGRIKQMVDIFKMTRRHDPMVLWLMLGAFFGLILVSLLVTLLVSPGNWITGLLLGIPLGLLGALLIMSRRAERAAYAQIEGKPGAAGAALSSLKRGWIFDEQPAAVNPRTQDVVFRAIGKPGIILVTEGPSARVKGLVDAERRRLNRILPNVTVTVIETGKGEGQTSIAKVTKKMNKLKGELTKVEVSAVNKRISSMGNKLPIPKGIDPYKARPDRKASRGR
- the lipA gene encoding lipoyl synthase, whose product is MTLAPEGRKLLRIEQRNAAVPVERKPEWMKAKVSMGPEYIAMKNLVKGQGLHTVCEEAGCPNIFECWEDREATFLIGGSECTRRCDFCQIDTGKPSPIDRFEPTKVARSVVKMNLRYATVTGVARDDLEDEGVWLYAETVRKIHELNPNTGVELLIPDFSGKPDNIAAICESNPEVFAHNVETVPRIFKRIRPAFRYERSLDVISQGRDHGMVTKSNLILGMGETREEISQALQDLHDAGTDLITITQYLRPSERHLPVDRWVKPAEFLELNQEADEIGFLGVMSGPLVRSSYRAGRLWATAMRKKGRDIPEHLAHIAEGIEDAGHTRQEAASLIAAH